TCATAATGGGCTTGCCCCCCTTTTCCACCTGCACATGGGTGGCGAAGAAGAAGCCTACGGTGCCAACAGGGGGTAGGGCCTGGGCCAGGGTTACCTGGATATGGCCAGCCGCAGCCGGGGCGTAACTGACCAGGGGATAGATGGCGGCCTTGGGCACCTGTACCCATTCCGTTGGCTTGAGGTTGGCCGAATCAACGGGACGCAGTTTAAATAGGGTCGCAGCATTGGCTCGGACGGATAGGGCGTCAGGGTTATAGGGCACTTCTTGGCCGTTCTGCTCAATCCGCACATGTTGCCAGAAAACATAGCCCTTATCGCCAAAACCGGGGAGTGCGGCGGCCAGTGTAACGTAAAAATGGCCGCTCACCGCCACAAACGCTTTCAGCCCCAGACGTTGCCCTGCGCTGAGATTAGCTTTCTGATTGGCAGCTAACTTGCTGGAGTCTTCCGGGGTGGCCTTGATGATCGTTGGGTGGGTAACTATTAGTTGAGCGGCCCCCTGCGCTACCCCATGATCGGGCACCCCAGGATTGATCACTATATCCCCCTGTTTCAGTTCCACATCTTTGTTGAAGAAGTAGCCAGAATTGCCAGGGGGGAAGGGGGCGATCGTTTCGGCGAGAGCCACTTTCAGGTGGGCATCCACCTGCTCATACGTTGTAACGGTGAAGGAGCGTCCTGCCTTAATCGCTACCTTTTGATTGGCTGCGAGGGTGGAGGAGTCGGCGGCGGATGCTTTGAACTGAGTATCGCGAAGTACCCGCAATTGCAGGGGAGCCGGATTGGCCACGATGGTCAGGTCAATCCGTTGTTCACTGACAACCCGACCAGCCCGATCCATCCCCCGTAGATGTAGCCATCGGGAACCAACTTGGTAAAATCCTTCCCGTGATTGGGCCTGCCACTGACCAGGGGTGGGTTGGTTAAGCGTTACGGGGTATTCATCCCGATCCTCTGCCTTGAGGGAAACGGTCGCGATCGTCGCTGGGGTAAAGCTGCCCTGGAAGGTGACAGGGGTATTCACCACAATTTCCGTAGGTCCCTGGTAGGTGACACTGGCTACTGTCGGCGGGGGCGGGGGCGGTTGACTGCCATTGCCGCCACTACTACCGCCTTCACCTCCCTCTGCTGGGGGGGTGAGGTTACTGGTGCTTAAAAGGGCTGACCAATCGTTATCGTCAATGCGACCATCCGCCGGGGTTAAGTTGGCTTCCTCTTGGTAAGCCACGACGGCATTGTGGGTGTCTTCGTCAAAGTTGCCGCTGATCTCGCCTTTGTAGTAGCCTTCCCCTTTCAGGAATGCCTGCAATTGGTGAATGGGGCCGTTACTCAGGCTGGCTTTCTGGCGATCGCCCTGTCGCAGTTCAGGCAAGTTCATCGGTGTTCGGTAGGGAAAATCCCGCCAGGCGTCTGCTTCTGGCGTAAAGTAACCCAACTGAACGGGCGGGGGTGGGGGCGGGGCAACCGGTGGCGGCGGAACAGGTGGCTCGACCGGTGGAGGTGGGGCAACCGGTGGCGGCGGAACAGGTGGCTCGACCGGTGGAGGTGGGGCAACCGGTGGCGGGCAAGGGTCAACGGGGGGGGGAATCGGCAGTGGGCTGACGGTAGTCTCGGCATCCGTGAGCAGACTCTCCCAAGTCCGATCGTTGACCAGGCCAAATTCCAGTAACAGGCTTTGGGCGCGGCGGTACTGAAAATCCTTCAGGGCTGTATAGGTGCCGTCGCTAAATTCCCCCATTGGGTTGATATAAACATATCCATTAGCCAGTAGGAGAAGTTGCAACCGCTGCACGGGGCCGCGCTCCATCCCGCCAGGATCGCGATCGCCTAGCCGCAGTAAAGGTCGACCGGCGGGAGTTTTATCCCCGTTCCATTCCATTCCGATCGGATCAAGGTCCTTGGGATCTCCCCAGTCTGCCGCTTCTCCAACCGGGGGGATCTCCTGATTGCGCACAGTTGAGCTACTCGCTTGCGCCCCCCCCGCGAGCGGGGAAGGAGTAATCGAAACCGTGCTTTGACTGGGTAATGAAGGACCCGGTGGCCTCATTTCCGACGCAAGCGTGGTGGCAGGGGATGATCCTGTGACTGGCGCAGCGGTACTAACCTCGACAGCAGTTTGGCCAGCAGCTACCTCAAAAATTTTTTCCCAGGTGGTATCCCCTACCAGACCATCGGCTTTTTCTCCTGGTAGATACTTTTGCTGGAAGGCAACGATCGCGTTGTGGGTTGCCGCATCGACGCTACCCGTCAGATCTCCCGCATAGAGTCCCTGGGCTTTGAGGAAAGCTTGCAATTGGCGGATGGGGCCATCGACAGCCCCGCTTGGATCAGCATCCCCTTGGAGCAGGTAGGGACGATAGTTCTTGGTCCGGTAAGGGTACTGTACCCAACTGGGGCTATCGGGGGTGAAGTAGGTCATGGGATTTAGCTCAGGAAAGGTAACCGGGAGATTTCCAGACAGGTTCTGGGGGGTAGCAGAGAGGTCAGACACAGGTGTCTGGGACGTTGATAAAGCGGCTGGGGGGAATCTAGACGTCGAGGGTTGGATATTCGCTCGCGGCAGCGATCGTAGGGCCGTCCATGTATCGTCATCAACCTGTCCATCAGGATGAAGCCCTTGTTGGGTTTGGAAATCTAGAACTGCATAGAAGGTAGCATCATCGAACTCACCTGTCAGCGGCAGGGTAGCTCCGTGGACATTCAGCAGGGATTGAAGCTCCCGGACCGCTTCATTACTGTCGCCGTAGAGTAACAGTGAATCGGCCATGATCCTTGCACCCCACCCTTTATCATTCGCAAGCTTCCCCCGTTTTAGCAGAAAATGGTTAATGTTTACACGATCGCGGTGGGTGATTCACAATAATTTTTTAACTGCGATCGCTGACCGCAGCTAGAGACTTCGCTGACTGGGGCAGTGGGACGCTACAAAGGGGCAATCATTGTCGACGGAAGCCAGTTAAAGACTTTCCTCACCAGTTAAAATCAAGGTTCTGAAGTATATTCAACGTTGTTAATAATACTTGCTAACTGACTTTGATCATAATTGTTCTTTAGAAGTGGCAAAATTAGTCTGGCATCACAAGGTATACAACCTAGCTTACAAACATAAACTAAGTTCTTGATCATCAAAGCTTCAATTTGAAGCGATAATGCTTGCTCCGATATTGACATGGAGACAGTCAATATATTTTTTCCATTCGTTTGATTTTTCTGGATTACGCAACCCGCCTTATACAAAATATACATGGCCGATCTAAGAGCCGCTCTTGTTTGGCTATGGCCAAATATTTCAATTAAACATTCAAATTTTTGGCTCCTTGTAAAGCTCTTGGGAAAATTTTCTTGTAGTTTCCTTAAAATCTCCCATAAAAAAGAAGACTCTCATGATCGCCAGCCACTTTTTATTAATAACCTTCTATATAGATCGGTAGTGGGTGTTATTAGGTCACTACCAGCAGTGTCCTGATGAGCGTCAAGTAAGTGCCTATTTGACTTGGTGGACAAGGGCTGTGCATACCAAGTTTGGTTGACTTTGTACAGGGAAACAATCTCTGGGACATTTTCTAGAAATTTCATAAAGCCGCTGAAGCCCAAAGTTCTTTCATCAAAGGATGAGTCTATCTCTAATATTTTATTTTTCAATCTAGAAAGACTTAATCCTTCTGGAAATTGCTCTAGGATTCACTTCAGTATTTCTAATGCATCTTCTTTTAATTGGCTATTTATAGAAGATGAACATTCGGTCTCGTCTGTATCATCAATATATATAAATCTATTGCATGAAGTTTTAACTGCTTCGCTTAAAACCGATCTTGGCCCAACTCCTACAACAGATTTTCCAAGTTCTCTTAGTCTCCGAAATAAAGGCGAGAAATCCGAGTCTCTAGTTGCTAGCACAAACCACTCTAGATCTGGAATTCGAGCTAAATATTCCATGACATCTACAATAATTTGGATATCAGCAGAGTTTTTACCTTTAACAGGATGATAAGTATGTACAAAATCGAAGCCTAATAGATTTAGCTCAGCTTGATGAATGCTGACTCCTGGAATACTAAAATTTCCATAAGCTCGACGCACTACAACCCGTCCTAATTCACTTGCTCGTTCTAGTAGTTTTTGCCCACCATCAGCTTTTAACCAAGTTGATAAATTCTCAATATCTAGAAAAATCGCAACTTTATCCGTCATGGTCCTTGAGCTAGGTTTTAGTTATACTTATTTCAGATTAGAAAGATATGTCTAAGCCTCTCTCCCCCTCTGGGAGAGGGGTTGGGGGTGAGGGGGCTCTTTCAGCCTAAATGGCAATGACTATATCAATGGGAGGGTATTCGTGTGTTGGCAAGCGACTATTGATCGGATAGGAAAGGCTCTAATCAATAAGAAACACAACGAAACACAATAGACGCTTCCTACCTAAGTTAGGTCAATCTGCTGAAGCCTTTCGATTAAATCCCCGCGTCGGAAGGTAGCAGACAATTGTTGCAACGATAGTTCTCTGCTGCCATAGAGAGCCTGAAGTGCCTGCTGAATATCCTGGATAGCTGCATTACAATAGGTTTGCCCTTTCTGTTCAATTAATTTCTGGGCTATTGCAAAATTACGATGACTCATTTCTTCCATAGGAATGTTCATGTCCTTAAGCAATCTTCGTCCCATTTGCATAGCGACAAAGCAGGCTGCATAACGAACAAACTCAGGATCATGCTCTTCCGGTCGCTTACGTCGGTTCTCTGCAATTCGATAGAGTTGGACCGCAACCACCACCTGTGAGCCATTAAGCTGCTCTGTAAAGATTGAATCATAGAGTTTACCAAAGTGTTCGCGGGGAAAAAACTTGGCCTGATGGGGCTTTTCGCGCCAAACGGATAGAATAGCTTCCGCTGCCACTCCAACGGTAATATCTATGGAGCGAGTACTGGTATCTGAGCGTTTACGCCGATAGTTAAATCCCAACTGCTGGATATCCATTTCTAACCGGCATTGTCGCTCATCATTGGCTCGTAAATCTTTAAGCTCAACTGGATTCTGACTATTATTTGCATACGTTATCTTCTGTACAAGGTCATCATTATCGTGGGGTAACTGATACAGTCACAACAAAACGTAAACCTGCGCATTTTCGTGAAGTAAATTCGGATCTTGCAAAGTTTTAAATATGGTCATACATGTTTGGCCACCATTGATAATTTGCAGGTTTTCAACCCGGACCTGATAATCACCATCTTGTAAGGCGTTATAGGAGAAACTATCGCAGGTTAGCGTAATGCCATTATTGTAAAAATAAAAATTATTGCGCTCGTTACTCATCAGTGTCCGACGAATCCCTTCATTGACACGATTGCCCTGCAATCCCAGATAGCGACGAATATTTCGTTCTAATAATCGTTCACCGTGTCGCTCAATCAGAGTAGCAATTTCGGTCACTGCGATCCTGCCGACCAATACGCGGCTAAAGTCCATATCCTCCACAATCGCCCTGCCACTTAACTGTAAAGTGTCCTTAACGGGTTTGGCCGTTTGGAGGAGTTTGACTAAACGCTCATGGTTGATATGTTCCCAGGTTACTTGATCCCCAAAATTGGCACAATCGATAGCTGCCTGGGCGGCGGCATTCCACCTCAAACCATTATTGCAAGCAAGGGCACGAACCTGGGGAATATAGCCATCCCGAATCAAACTACGGGCCTCTTCCACCTTGGCTAACAGTCGCCGATTGATATGCTCTAATTGGGCGGTTGGATTAAATAAATACTTGATGGCATTGATTAAGCCTTCGATGCCTTCTTCCGGAAAGTTAGCATTCCCGTCTAGATTATTTTTGTACTTAGTCTGAAATAAACTAACCGTAAATTCACCATCATACTCCTCGGAAATATGCATAGCATCTACGCCGAAGTCGCCTCCCCCTTCCGTGAGGCAATCAAACGTCTCATCAGGCTCTAAATCCAGAAGGGTTTTCGTACACAGGTAGGTAAAGGCTAGTGACTTGAGCCTAGTTTCATCCTTGATCTGAAGCTCGGCTGCTGCCTGTTGTCGAATGTCATTGACGATCGCACCTAAGCGTTGATCAATAATCGCAGTACTGATATCCATAACATTCAACTAATAACTCTAATAACTAATTTGGAGCGGCGATCGGGGCAAATTCAAACCGTCCCCCGGCCCGTGGACCAGGGACCACCTGTACCAGTTGTACCGGCGCATTGCGATCGCCCGACGGCAAAAAGCGAATCAGGCCCGTTGCGCCCGTGGTGGAAAACCCTGACTGGGCTAGGGCTTGCTGCACCCCCGTCCGGCTAGGGTTCCCCTGCCCCAAGGCCGCAATCAACACCTGGGTGGCATCGTAGGCCATCGCTGTGCGCCAATTGACATCCCCACCCCACAACTGCCGCGCTGTCAACGTAAAGGGCGAATTGGGATTCGCCAAAATATGCCAGGGAACCGCGACCACCATTCCCACCGCATTGTCAGCCCCGATTTCCAGCAGCTTGATATTGTAGAGACTATCCCCCCCCAGGAGGGGGCGCTGCCGTTGGTTCATTAGCACCACCTGTAATGCTTGATCCAGGGTAGCTGTATTCGACAACAGGACCAGGACCTGTGCTCCCTGCTGCACCGCCTGCTGCAATTGGGCCGAGGCGCTAAACCCTGCCGCTGCCAAATCCACCTCAGCCACGACTTCACCACCGTCTAACAGCAGGGCGGTACTGAACTCATTTTTGAGCGACTGGCTATAGTTGCTTTGGGAATTAAAAAAGATTGCTGCTTTGGGTTGCCGGATCTGGTTGACTTGATAGCGTGATAGGGCTGAGGCCGTCACCTTATCGCTGGGGACCGTCCGAAACACGTAGTTCCCCACCCCTGATAGGGCTACCGCGGTACTCGTGGGCGAGATCATCACCAATTGTCCGGCTTGGTAGATAGGACCTGCGGCCAGGGAGGCTTCACTGCCAAAATGGCCGACGACACCGACGATCGCACTATCCTTCACCAACGCCTGGGCCACGCGCTTCGCCCCCTCCGCCGTATTCCCATCATCCGCGATCGCCACCTTCAGGGGCACCCCGTTAATCCCCCCGCTTTGGTTCACCTGGTTTTGGGCCTGGGCCACCCCCCGCATCAGTTCCTCTGCCGGATTGAGGGCTTGGCTGAGGGGCGCAATCACCGCGAT
This DNA window, taken from Trichothermofontia sichuanensis B231, encodes the following:
- a CDS encoding peptidoglycan-binding protein, translated to MADSLLLYGDSNEAVRELQSLLNVHGATLPLTGEFDDATFYAVLDFQTQQGLHPDGQVDDDTWTALRSLPRANIQPSTSRFPPAALSTSQTPVSDLSATPQNLSGNLPVTFPELNPMTYFTPDSPSWVQYPYRTKNYRPYLLQGDADPSGAVDGPIRQLQAFLKAQGLYAGDLTGSVDAATHNAIVAFQQKYLPGEKADGLVGDTTWEKIFEVAAGQTAVEVSTAAPVTGSSPATTLASEMRPPGPSLPSQSTVSITPSPLAGGAQASSSTVRNQEIPPVGEAADWGDPKDLDPIGMEWNGDKTPAGRPLLRLGDRDPGGMERGPVQRLQLLLLANGYVYINPMGEFSDGTYTALKDFQYRRAQSLLLEFGLVNDRTWESLLTDAETTVSPLPIPPPVDPCPPPVAPPPPVEPPVPPPPVAPPPPVEPPVPPPPVAPPPPPPVQLGYFTPEADAWRDFPYRTPMNLPELRQGDRQKASLSNGPIHQLQAFLKGEGYYKGEISGNFDEDTHNAVVAYQEEANLTPADGRIDDNDWSALLSTSNLTPPAEGGEGGSSGGNGSQPPPPPPTVASVTYQGPTEIVVNTPVTFQGSFTPATIATVSLKAEDRDEYPVTLNQPTPGQWQAQSREGFYQVGSRWLHLRGMDRAGRVVSEQRIDLTIVANPAPLQLRVLRDTQFKASAADSSTLAANQKVAIKAGRSFTVTTYEQVDAHLKVALAETIAPFPPGNSGYFFNKDVELKQGDIVINPGVPDHGVAQGAAQLIVTHPTIIKATPEDSSKLAANQKANLSAGQRLGLKAFVAVSGHFYVTLAAALPGFGDKGYVFWQHVRIEQNGQEVPYNPDALSVRANAATLFKLRPVDSANLKPTEWVQVPKAAIYPLVSYAPAAAGHIQVTLAQALPPVGTVGFFFATHVQVEKGGKPIMNIADSIELAVPYFSQRDNRFRPETTCNVTAIAMVLAYYGVKPKNANEQLEDEMYRWVRDRYGDGAQTDHSVLVKLVEAYGFQDSYATNRTWDEVKAELSNRRPVVVGGYFTQTGHIVCIIGYTPQGYFVHDPYGNALTGYRDRNGKRVFYDNDYMERMCDPEPGAGHIWAHFISPKT
- a CDS encoding OST-HTH/LOTUS domain-containing protein, producing MLEQFPEGLSLSRLKNKILEIDSSFDERTLGFSGFMKFLENVPEIVSLYKVNQTWYAQPLSTKSNRHLLDAHQDTAGSDLITPTTDLYRRLLIKSGWRS
- a CDS encoding NYN domain-containing protein — encoded protein: MTDKVAIFLDIENLSTWLKADGGQKLLERASELGRVVVRRAYGNFSIPGVSIHQAELNLLGFDFVHTYHPVKGKNSADIQIIVDVMEYLARIPDLEWFVLATRDSDFSPLFRRLRELGKSVVGVGPRSVLSEAVKTSCNRFIYIDDTDETECSSSINSQLKEDALEILK
- a CDS encoding ABC transporter substrate-binding protein, whose translation is MSQRSGPPPIVYIILFLILLGGGVYWFFFRQQTPLTLPGGGSPISLPGMGGNEPISTGNRVLTPQPTAAKQAGVAAMAAGNYTEAIQQFQLSLQQNRNDPEALIYLNNARIGTQPAYTIAVIAPLSQALNPAEELMRGVAQAQNQVNQSGGINGVPLKVAIADDGNTAEGAKRVAQALVKDSAIVGVVGHFGSEASLAAGPIYQAGQLVMISPTSTAVALSGVGNYVFRTVPSDKVTASALSRYQVNQIRQPKAAIFFNSQSNYSQSLKNEFSTALLLDGGEVVAEVDLAAAGFSASAQLQQAVQQGAQVLVLLSNTATLDQALQVVLMNQRQRPLLGGDSLYNIKLLEIGADNAVGMVVAVPWHILANPNSPFTLTARQLWGGDVNWRTAMAYDATQVLIAALGQGNPSRTGVQQALAQSGFSTTGATGLIRFLPSGDRNAPVQLVQVVPGPRAGGRFEFAPIAAPN